Part of the Sulfurovum sp. TSL6 genome, TGCTCAATATAACGATGAAAAAATAAGAGTGGTGACCCTTGATGAAAGAATTCCTCTGATTGCAAATCATAATGTCTGTTTTAAAAATGCTTTAGGAAAGTATGTAGTTTTCTGTCATGCTGATGATACACTGGAAGATCATACCATTGAAACCTTTGCAAATAAACTGAAAACAAGAAATTATCCCAAAAAATATATAGTCTGGGGACATAGTATGTTCAGAGACTTTTCATACAAAGCCATCGAACAGGCTAATTTCACTTATAATGAAATAACCGTAGGCGAATATGCTCCATTAATGTTTCTCTATGGTGGGCTCTCACCAACTGGTACTTGCTACAGTAGAGAATCATTTTTAAAAATGGGTGGCTTTTTAAAAGTAGATATGAATTCTTCACCATCTGATATGACAACAATGATCTATCTTGCCATGAATGGTTTTAGATTTGAAATGATCGACGAAATGATTCTCAATAGAACTGCTGCTTCTACAGCTTTGCAAGAGGCTGGTGAAGACCGTTATTTAGATGAACTTGATGATGCTTTTAAATATTTAATCAAACAGGTAGACCAACAAAGTATCTCTAAACTGATAAGCATGTCAGCACAACAAAAAATAAAACCTTTCTATTTTTACCATGCTGTCATCCAGGATGGCTATCATAAAAAACAGATTAAAACCATTATAATGAGAGAAATAATTAAAAAACCATTGCTGTTAAGAACTCTACTGATACGCAAGCTGATAAAGAGACTTTATTCATAAATATACTTCATAGGTGTGAAACCGGGAAACTTTATACTATTTTAAAGCTTGCCATTAAGAGTCTCTAAAATATTTTTCTTGTAAATATTTTTTATTTTAACTACAAAAAATAATTCGTTACTTCTCACAGATCTTTTATAGTAAGAATAGTTAGTGTCTTCTTCGGCAAAAATATCTCTTCGAATCTGCTTCCATGCCAACTTCATAGCACCTTTGGAAGAATGCCACTCAGTATCTAGTCTTAAATCATGCATTGCCTCTAGGGCGAATAGTTTATCTTTTTGCTTATCAGAAGATAAAGGGTGTGAGTAAATAGTATCAAAATATATTGTATCCCCGAAATGTGGTGGAAGGGAGATAGCTCCACCTGATTTCCCATATGGGTAGTATTCATTTGTCACACAGTGATTTGTATAGAGATACAAATCACCATCCTTGATCCCAGATTCCTTTATAGCATCAATAAGTGCCACTGTTGTTAGCTTATGATCTGGGTGTGTATCCAATGCCGGATAGGGTGTTACTATGATATTCGGTTTAATTTTATCTAATAAATAAATAAGATTTTTCACAAGTGAATTCCAACTTGAATTCCCTGTTAACCCAGTAGCAAGTTTGGATATATTTTGCTTTCTATATGTGTTTATATCTAAGGTATCTGTATAATATCCCTTCACTTCTTTTGATTTATCGCTAAACATACTTATTAACGATCTATCAAAATAACCAAGGTTTAAAATATGTTCCGATGATATACCTCCTAATAAAGGTACTGTAATACTATCCCATGTTCGCAGCTCTCCTTTTTTTAAATAATGTTGTACTTTATTGTTATATATTTCATTATATTTAAATTTGCCGGTATCCCCAGCAGTAACAGTTATTACATATGATTGATTATTGTCACTGTAAAGTCCATAAGCTGCTATTTCTGCATCATCTGGATGGGGTGCAAGAACAAGAATTTTCAGTGTTTTGATATCTTTATTTGCAAAAGATACTGATTGTAAAGTATTCTCATTGAGAGAAATATATTTTTCTTTAAGTGTGATCTCAGTTTCATGATTGGCCATTAACGAACTGATATTTATATACCTTGTTCCTTTGGCTCCATGTTCAAAATACTGTGTAACGAAGAGTTCTCCAGCTTTGAGTTCAATACTGGGTTGAAGATATTTACCCATGAATGTGCTTTTTACATTTACTTTTAGAAATACCGACTTCTTTTCATTTTCATTACTTGCCAATCTTATCTTTCCATTTTCAAGCTTCAGATCAATTATCTTGGCATTGGTTTGATTAAAGTCATATAGATAACTTTTACTTGTATCATAAGGGTATAGTGCAGATCTTTCTTTGATTACTTTAACAATAAAGAATACCATGATGAATACAATAGTTATTAAAAAAAATAAAAGAAATTTTATATTACGCATATTTCTCTCTTTTTTCTTGAATATAAATATATAACATTAATACTTCCTCTTAACCAGTCGAATGACTTTTATGATGATTCCTTTCAAAAACATTGTAATGTATTGAATCCCCTGTATTATGAAACTTTTCAATAATAATTTAGCATAATAAAACTTTCCATGTACGACAAAAGAATACTCCATAACCTTATTGTAAAAATAGTCACTTAAATGTTTATTACCTATTCTCGAATAATACATATAAAGGGCAAAAAATGTCTGCTCATACATTGCAGCCTTTTCATATATCGATTTACTTGAATAATCACTATCGCCATGTTGTCTATATTTAGCTGCTTTAATATCTTTTAAAAACTTACCTTTCCCATATGCCCCCAACATCGAGCCTAAAAAGTTATCATCAATGGGAGCACAATAATGTTCCATTGGATACTCTTGTATTATATCTACATTTCTGAAACACACTGCACAGATACCAGTACCAAGAAATCTCTTTTGTATTTCAAGGGACTCCCTGTCCTTCGTGTTCCAGTTAAAAGTACTTCTCCTCTCTTCACCTTCATAAATTGCTTCCAATGATGAATAAGTTACAACATATTCATCATTCTTCTCTAAAAAATCAACATGCTTCTGAAGATTTAGAGCATCAGTCCAATAATCATCTCCATCACACGGAGCAATATATTTTCCTCTAGCACGCTGCA contains:
- a CDS encoding glycosyltransferase, with protein sequence MIERTEAEIMKNWKGDLSSPLVSICTRTYNLENFIAESLDSFLMQETDFPFEIVIDDDCSTDRTVIIIKKYMEKFPNIINANFLEKNIGVRMNFIKNMQRARGKYIAPCDGDDYWTDALNLQKHVDFLEKNDEYVVTYSSLEAIYEGEERRSTFNWNTKDRESLEIQKRFLGTGICAVCFRNVDIIQEYPMEHYCAPIDDNFLGSMLGAYGKGKFLKDIKAAKYRQHGDSDYSSKSIYEKAAMYEQTFFALYMYYSRIGNKHLSDYFYNKVMEYSFVVHGKFYYAKLLLKSFIIQGIQYITMFLKGIIIKVIRLVKRKY
- a CDS encoding glycosyltransferase family 2 protein, which codes for MKDLLITIAIPAYNNEKSIQKTIDSCLAQDTDINYEILIVDDASSDSTPEILAQYNDEKIRVVTLDERIPLIANHNVCFKNALGKYVVFCHADDTLEDHTIETFANKLKTRNYPKKYIVWGHSMFRDFSYKAIEQANFTYNEITVGEYAPLMFLYGGLSPTGTCYSRESFLKMGGFLKVDMNSSPSDMTTMIYLAMNGFRFEMIDEMILNRTAASTALQEAGEDRYLDELDDAFKYLIKQVDQQSISKLISMSAQQKIKPFYFYHAVIQDGYHKKQIKTIIMREIIKKPLLLRTLLIRKLIKRLYS
- a CDS encoding PIG-L deacetylase family protein; protein product: MRNIKFLLFFLITIVFIMVFFIVKVIKERSALYPYDTSKSYLYDFNQTNAKIIDLKLENGKIRLASNENEKKSVFLKVNVKSTFMGKYLQPSIELKAGELFVTQYFEHGAKGTRYINISSLMANHETEITLKEKYISLNENTLQSVSFANKDIKTLKILVLAPHPDDAEIAAYGLYSDNNQSYVITVTAGDTGKFKYNEIYNNKVQHYLKKGELRTWDSITVPLLGGISSEHILNLGYFDRSLISMFSDKSKEVKGYYTDTLDINTYRKQNISKLATGLTGNSSWNSLVKNLIYLLDKIKPNIIVTPYPALDTHPDHKLTTVALIDAIKESGIKDGDLYLYTNHCVTNEYYPYGKSGGAISLPPHFGDTIYFDTIYSHPLSSDKQKDKLFALEAMHDLRLDTEWHSSKGAMKLAWKQIRRDIFAEEDTNYSYYKRSVRSNELFFVVKIKNIYKKNILETLNGKL